In Alkalispirochaeta americana, the sequence AGTTCTGGAAGCCGGCCACCCCTCAATTGTGATCCTGAACCGCATTGATGTGGCTCTGCGTCGGGGAATCTCGGTTGACGCCGGGCTTCTGGCGGAGCGTCTGGGGGTGCCGGTGGTTCCCACCGTTGCGGTCCGGTCCGAAGGGTTCGATGCACTTCGTGAGGAGGTGGTTCAGATCCTGAGAGATCCCCGCGAGCCGAAGCCCCTGCAGGGAGACCCCTGGGAGATCGCCGAGGACCTCTGCCGTGTGGTACAGCACGCCCCGGCGGGGGACGATTCGGACCTCCACGATCTGCCGCCTCACGGTGCACCTCCGCACCCCCGGCGACGCATACGCTTTGGCGAGAACGCGCTGATCCAGCCCTGGCCTGGCCTCCTGATAGCGGCCGTGGCCCTTCTGACCGCCGTAGGAGTGATCGTCGGGCTTGGAATGGGGATGCGTCAGATTCTGCTCCTTCCCCTGGTGCGGGGGTATCTCTTTCCGTTCCTCCGGAGTCTGGTGACAGCTCTGGTGGGACAGGAGATGATCCGGAACATTCTTATTGGAGAATACGGGCTGCTGATCAAAGGCATTGAGTGGCCCTTCACGCTGGTGCTTCCCTACGTGATCTCCTTCTATCTGGTAATCAGCATCATGGAGGACACGGGGTATCTGCCCCGTTTTGCCGTGCTCCTCGATGGAGCCTTTGGCAAGATCGGCCTTCGCGGGTCTCACAGTATTTCCCTTCTTCTGGGGTACGGTTGTGCGATTCCGGGGATACTTTCTTCCCGGGCCATGGGGTCCCGCAAGGAACGGATAATTCTTGCCACCATGATCTCCCTGGCGGTGCCCTGTATTTCCCAGACCGGAGCGATCTTCGCCCTCCTGGCGGAGGCGAGTCTTCTTCTTGTGCCAGTCATCTTTCTGCTCTCCTTTGCGGTGATGATCGGCGCGGGATTGATTCTGGATCGCCTCGTTCCGGGAACCCGATCCCGCCTGGTCTACGAGATGCCGGTTCTCCTGGTTCCTCAAAGGCGGGTAATCCTCCGCAAGATGATCGGACAAATCCGCCATTACATCATCGATGGGGCTCTGCCCATGGTTGTCGCTGTGGGGATCGCCTCGGTTCTCTACGAAACGGGAATCCTGGCCTACTTGGGACGGTTCTTTGCTCCCCTGGTCACGGGGTGGCTTCGCCTTCCCGAAGAGGCTGCCGTGCCGCTTGTGCTTGGGGTGGTCCGTCGGGAGCTCACGGTATTGCCCTTGCTGGACATGGGATTATCGCCGGTGCAACTTCTGGTGGGAGCCTCGGTGGGGCTTTTCTACGTGCCCTGCATAGCTGTTGTTGCCACCTTGAGCAGGGAGTTCGGGGTCAGGATTGCCTTCGGCCATCTCCTTCTGACGGTGGCCACGGCCTTTCTGGTGGGAGGGTTCATCGCCCGGGTGGGGGCGCTTTTTTAGTCTTGTGCTACCGCTCCACATGGAAAGAGAACCTGGAGGGAGCAGCTTGGGAGGAACAGCACAGAGGCAGAGGATAGCGCCGGATCACCCCAAAGGGCAGGGGCCGCTCAAAAAAATTCTCCAGGCCAGCGCCGGCTCCTGATCCCGCAAAGAGATACTCCAGACACCGCAATACCCCCTCGTGGGTAACCGCCAGGGTCGGGGTGTCTCCGGGAAGATCGGCGCAGAAGGCGCGCACCCGTTCAATCATCATCGGCAAACTTTCTCCTCCAGGGGTTGGATGGGTCTGCCAGTTCTCCATCCAGGGGTGCGTCTCCTCCCGGGGAATATCCTCCCAGGGGCGGCCATCCCAGAGGCCGTAGTCAAACTCCAGGAGCTGGGGATCTTCCTGTACAGCGTACCCCAGGGCTGATCCAAGATCACCTGCGAGGATGCGGCACCGTTCCAGGGGGCTGGTATGGATGATCGCCCCTGCCAGGGGGATTTTTCGCAGGTTTTCCAGGATCACCTTTCGTTCCTGATCATAACTTTCTGCCAGAGGAAGGGGCGTGCGCCCCAGGCACATCCCTGGGGGTTTCTCCACCCGGGTATGCCTGATCGCAACCAAAAGGGGGGATTCATCCTGGCGGGGGTGGATTGGGGTGTTCACAGGAGCAATGCCGCCGCCAGGAGGGTCAGCTCCGAGACCTGCTCGGTTGCGCCCAGGGTATCTCCCGTGTATCCGCCCAGATGCTTTCGAAAGAAGAGGGCGGCCAGGGGGACCAGAAGCATCAATGTGCAGAGGCCCAGGAGCCCCGCGCGTCCCCTCAAAGCCATCGTGACTCCCGTGGTAATAGCCAGGGCCAGGAGGACGCTCGTGGGGCTGACTCCTTTGCTGATCGGTTTCGCCTTGCTCAGCTCGTCGGCCCGGACATAGGGAAGGAGGGCGATCACCAGGACAGGCGCAAACCGTGCGCCCACGTGGACCGCGATAATTGTCTGGACCATGCCCTCGGCGGGCAGTGCCAGAAGCAGATGGAAGCGCAGAAGCAGGGCCAGAACCAGCGTGATAAGCCCGTAGGTTCCCACACGGCTGTCCTTCATGATTTCCAGCTTCTGTTCCACCGTCCAGCCGCCGCCAAAGCCATCGGCGGTGTCGGCCAGGCCGTCCTCGTGAAACGCGCCGGTGCAGAGGACCGCGGCGGCCATGCTCAGGAGAATCGCCACGGCGGGAGGAAAGAAAAGATGAGCTCCCCACCAGACAGCGGCGGCCAGGCCTCCCGTGATCAGCCCCATGGCGGGGAAGTAGGCCGTGGCCGGGCCCAGGAGGTGTGTCTCGGCCATCACCCGTGACGAGACGGGAATGCGCGTGTAAAACCCCAGGGCAACGAGAAACAGTTTTAGCTGCCGAGGCAGCCGCACGGGACGATCGTAGCGGTTCATGCCTCAGGAGTATAGCAGGTTTCGCGGCTCAGGCCGACCGGGCGGCCCCATTCAGGTTAAACGGTTCCAGGACTCGTTCCAGGACTCCCTGCATGTGCGATATGGCCACCCCGTAATTTGTCACGCCCACTCCGGCCAGGCGGGCATCTTCCAGGCGGGCCAGCATCTGTGGCCGGGTAATCATGCACCCCCCGCAATGGATGATCAGATCGTAGCAATCAAGCTCTTCGGGGAAGGTTCCGCCCGTTACTTCCAGGTGATGCTCTTTCCCGGTGTAGGCCCGTATCCATTTGGGCAGCTTCACCCGGCCGATGTCGTCGCACTGAACCTGGTGGCTGCAGCTCTCGGTGATAAGGATTCGTGAGCCTGCGGGAAGACGATCCAGAAGATAGACGCTCTCCACAAAAGCGGGGAGGTCTCCCTTGAGACGGGAAAAGAGGATCGAGAAGGTGGTGAGGGGCACCTCGGGAGGGAGTAGCGCTGCTGCCCGGTCCACCACCTGGGAATCGGTTATCGCCAGATCGGGGGGGTGCTTCAGCTGGTCCAGCACCCAGGGCAGCTCCTGATCCTTCACCACCAGTGTTGCAGCGTTTCCGTCGAGGACCTCGCGGATCGTCTGGACCTGAGGCAGAATGAGGCGTCCCGCCGGAGCCTCCAGATCGATGGGGACGATCAGAAGCACCAGGCGAGCAGGCCCGATCAGCCCCTCCAGAAGCTGCCGGCCCCCTCGCTTCTCCTCTTTTTGCCGGGCAGATTCAAGAATTCGGGCCAGCTCATCCCGGAGCTCCCATACTCCCTCGCCCGAAGCTGAGGAAACTACGGCGGGCGGGCGGCCGGTGATCCGCTGCAACTCCCGAAGAAACTCCTGTCCGGGTCTGGTGGTGTCGCTGTGGGTCACCACCGCCAGGGTAGTCCGCTGGCTCGCGCAGGATACGAGATGGTCCAGATCTTCCGTGTCCCAGCGGTCGGGGTGTATCGTGTAGAGCGTCAGATCGCTCCCTGCCACGGCGGTACGGGTTTTTTTGTTCCTGGCAGACCCCAGGGCACCTCGATCGTCCAGACCGGCCGTATCCACATACACCACGGGTCCAAAGGGCAGAAGTTCCGACGAGCGGAGTACGGGATCCGTTGTGGTTCCTCGGGTGGGCGAGACAATAGCCAGATCCTGACCCACCAGGGCGTTCATCAGAGCCGATTTTCCGGCGTTGCACTTTCCTGCCAGGACAATGTGGGGCCGCATGGCCCTGGGAGTTCCCTGTGGTCCTCTGCTCATGGGGTTTCCTCGGTGAGGGCCGTGCCGGGAAGACTCTGAAGCCCCGTTTTCACCGTCACACCGGGCAACGCTCCAAGCTTTCCGCTGAGAGAGCCCATCTCGTCGGTGGTGGCGCGAACGATGAGGGTTATGATCGAGATTGATCCTTCCTCAAGGTTGGGAAGACCCAGACGTCCAACAATGCAGTCGGCATGAGCCGAAAGGATCTGGTTTATCCGTGCTCCCAGGCGGTGGCGGTTTTCTACGATAATGCCCACAAAGCCGTAGCGCTTGTTTTGTTCAGCCCTTGTTTCCATGGTGGCTCCCTCCTGTTCGGGATGGTTCAGGTGATGTCTGATCCTTGAGTGATTCATCTTCATTGGAGGCTCCGGATTCAGCAGGAGATTCTTCCCGCAGAACCTGATAATCCCGGGTTTGCACGCCAAGGAGAGCTGCTACTGCAGCGGTCCAGGTCGAGACGTTCCGGGGATCTTCAACCAAAGGAGACGAGTGGGGAAGAGGATAGTGGTTGCCCAGGACACCTGTAGCGTAGGCGTCAAAGAGATCGCCTTCTCTCCGGAGCGGCAACCCGGCAATCTCTTCCAGGTGGTTTAGAAAATTCTCCGCCTCTGGTGGCGTCTTCCGGGGCTGCCAGAACGAGCAGTGACCCACTGGAAAGGGAGTATCGGGCGAGTAGAGGAGATCCTGAAGAAACTCAAGTCCCGCCGAATCCCCCCCGGGAGGAACCCGGTAAAAGAGAATCGGTTTGGCAGGATCAAGGAACCGGAGTATTACCCCGGGGATCGTCTCCGAGGGCTCCCTGGCTGCGGGTATCCTCTCCATCATCACTAAATCACCTGTTTCCAGAGAGGGGGCAAAGAGGGTGAACTCGAGCTCAGTCATGGAATACTCCTTCCTTCCGCCGGGCGTGGGGGGCGTCTCCCCAGGAATGATACGACACAGGGCGCCGGGCCCAGGCCGCACGGCGGGGAGTACAGGAAATGCACTCCCGAGCCGTCTCCTCCACGCAGGGTTTTCCCTGGTAGAGCTGGTAGGCCCTGCGCTGACCACCGGGAGTAACGATTGGCATTAGTACGTTGGCGCCAAAGGCGAGTCCCTGTTCCCGTCCTGTCGGTGAAAGGGCCTGCAGGGCCGTGGCGGCAGCGATATTCACATCCCTCAAAACGAGTCGTGTGGCGGCGATCATCCGCAGGGAGAGGCGCAATCGTTCTGCACCGCTGGTGTCGGGCAAAAGTCCCTGGCGGTGCATCTCCTCCCGGGCGCTGCCTGCAGCCTCAATATAGGGCCCCATGCCGATCATGTCGGCATCGATCTCCCGGAAAAACATGATATCCCGGGCCAGATCCCGTGAGGTTTGGCCCGGAATGCCGATCATCACGCCCGTTCCAACCTGGAACCCTTCGGCCCTGAGATCTTCCAGTGCCTGGAGTCGCCGCTCCAGGGGCTGTTCCGGGGGGTGGAGTCGGGCAAAGAGGCGAGGGTTGCTGGTCTCGACCCGCAGGAGATAGCGGTGTGCTCCGGCGTCAAAAAAACGCCGGTAGGTCTCCCGGGTTTGCTCTCCCACGGAGAGGGTAATTCCCAGCCCCCGGGGAAGATCGGGAGTGACCGTTTCCTCCTTTATCCGTCGCAACACCCCTTCGACAAAATCGATAAAAGGTCGGTCCCGGCGTTCTCCTGCCTGGAGGGTCATGGAGCCGTATCCCTCCTGCAGGCAGAGACGAGCCCCTTCCAGGATTGCCTCCTCGGAAAGATCGAACCGGACAAGAGGGGCTCCCTGGTCATCGCTCCTGCTGGAGCGACGAATCCCGCAGTAGTAGCAGTCGCTGGTGCACCGGTTGGAAAACTCCAGGAGCCCCCGAAGGCGGACCTCTTCTCCCACCTCATCGGCCATGACCTGCCGTGCCCGGGCTGCCAGGGCGGCGTCTCCTCCCGGCCAGCGGCCCAGAAGAAGTTCTTCCAGCTCCTCCAGGGAGAAGGTTCCCCGGGGAACAATCGTATCAGACATAGAGATCCCTCGCGCCTTCGCTGGTTCGCTTGTAATAGTCCAGAAACTTTGTGTGCAACGCAGGCGTCCTTTGTTTTGCTCCCGCCAGCTCCTGCTGGATCAATGCCTCGCCGATCTTTCTCGTTTCGGGGGTAGCGAAATCGTCGAGCCACTCCCGGAAGGTTATAATCGCGTTGAGTTTACAGTAGTTTCCCTCGCTGCAGCTCCGCAGAAGACGCATGATTCGCTCTCCCCGGCGGCCGATCCGGTATCCGGCGGTGCAGAAGCTGCTGATGAACCCCAGGGAGGCCAGATCCCGAACCAGCTCCTCCACCGTGCGGGGGTCCCCCAGGAGAAACTGCTGTTCTTCTTCTTTTTGGCTGTAGGCGTCCCGGCCGGCCTGATCTCCCTTTGCAGGCTGCTCCGAGGGGATCGCCCCGAGGTCATTCTGGTGGCCGGAGCTGTAGGCTCCCAACCCTATTCTGGTGGAGGCATCCATCTGGGTTATGCCCCGAAGCACCGCCTGATTCCGGATGTCCCGGGTTTCCCGGGCGGTACAGATGAGCCCTGTGTAGGGCACGGCCAGGCGAAGGACGGTGATGATCTTCAGAAAATCGGCATCGCTCACGGCGTAGCGGCTTGAGCGAGTCAGGGGCGCGTTATGAGCCGGTTCAAGACGGGGAAAACTGATGGTGTGCGCGCCGATCCCGCAGTCGGTGCTTTCCAGGGCCCGGACATGGCTCAGGAGCCCCATAACCTCGAACTTCCAGTCGTAGAGGCCGAAAAGCACGCCCAGCCCCACATCGTCCACCTGGGCATCCTGCGCCCGGTGCATCGCGTAGAGCCTCCAGCGGTAGTCTGCCTTGAGACTCTTCGTTCCGTGAACGCGGCGGTAGGTGTCGCGGTGGTAGGACTCCTGAAAGACCTGGTACGTTCCCAGGCCGACCTCGCGGAGCCGTTTCAGGGAGGTGATATCCAGAGGCGCGCAGTTCACGTTTACCCGGCGGATATTGGCGTGGCCCCGACGAGTAGGGACGCGCACACCATAGACGGCGTTGATGCTTTCCTCAAGATAGTCGATGTCGGTGAGGGGGTGCTCGCCGTAGACCACGACCAACCGCTTGTGGCCGAAAGACCCCGCCAGGGCCGATGCCTCGCGGCGAATCTCTTCCATGGTCAGGTGCCGCCGGTGCATCTCGGTGTTTTCCCGGCGAAAGCCGCAGTAGCTGCAGCTGTTCACGCAGTGGTTTGCCATATAGAGGGGCGCAAAGGTGACGATCCGGTTGTCGTAGACCTTGAGTTTTATCTCCAGCCCGGTCTGGGCCATCTCTTCCAGCATCTCCGGGTCTTCCACGTTCAGAAGAACCGCCGTTTCCCGGGGTGTCAGGGTCTGAATAGCCCGGGACTTGTCCAGGATATCTCGCACGGTCCGGGGATCGGGGTTTCGCGTCTCTTCCAGGGCACGAAAGATCGCCTGCTCATCAATAAAGTCCTGGCCCTGGCTGTCCAGGTATTTCTCTACTTCTTGGGGTTTTACAATGCTCCGGGACCACTGGAGGTCGCGGGCTGGGGCTGAGATCGCCATGGCACATCCTCTCGATAAAACTGTTGTGTGTTTCAGGAGAGTCCCTTTTCCCTTGGGGATGCCCCGTGGGATCAGTACAATCCAGACGCCTTGGAGCTGTTCCTGGCAACTTCGGCGCACCGGAGTCGGAACGGTTCCTCAGCTATTCCTCTTCGATCATTACACCATCCATCGAAGGTATTGTCAATAGTTTATATAGATATAAAAAGCCCTGTTTATCCAGGGAGATCCGCTGGCTAGAAAATTTCCCGCTTGATCGGGTTTATTGAGGTTAATCGGGGTTAATCGATCTTCGTGCATTCTGGTTGGGGATGTGGTAAATTCGCCCATGATGCTTTTCTGCAGCCACCGCTTCATCAGAGTTGGTCTCACCCGATTCAGGCCCGTCCTGGAGCTCTCCCTGATCCTCTTCCTCACCAGCCTGCCCGCCGTGGCCGGGGAATCCCCGCAGTCTGCTCCCGAGCCCGATTCCCGGGTCAGACAGGAGATGCTTCTGGCTCCCCTGGTGGGCCGGAACATGCATCCTCTCTTTCTTGCCGTGCCCCCTCTCCCTGCCCGCCGGTCGGCACTCCTGGAGCCGGGAGAGCAGGAGATATCCTCCGCTGTTCATTGGGGGAACAACTTCACCATGGAAGGGCTTCAGAGTGATCGAACCACGGTAGATCTGGAGCTGGATTCGGAAGCCCTCTACAGCGGGATAGCCTGGGCTCAAGGTCTTCCGGGCGGCAGGGAGGCTCACCTCGGGTTTGACATCTCCTGGCATTTTGGAGGGGCCATGGACCCCCATATCTCGAACTTCCATCATTTCTTCGGGTTTCCCGACGGAAGCCGGGAAATACGCCCTCACTATAGTTGCAGGATGGTGGTTTTTCAGGATGACGAGCGAATACTCGACGAGAAAGGCCCTCTCTTGCCTCTGGTTCACCTTTCGGTGGAGGTTCGCCAGGCGATCCTCTCGCGAAGGTCGCTGGGGCCGGGGGTTTTTCACCTCTCCCTGGGGGTTCTGGGAGCGCAGCCGGTTCCCGTGGGCGAGAGAAGGCATCCCCTTTCGGCAAACTTCCCCTCGGGGGCTTTTCGCCTCTACGGAGGATATCAAAGTGGTCCCTGGACAGGGGAGTTTGCCGGAGGGGTTGCTGCCGTCTCCCGGCCCGCCTACCTGGGGTCCGGCAACTTTCACCCCCTGATCGTTCCCTTCGATGCAACCCTTGGGCGGGCCTTGGGGAATCGCGCTTCCCTGGTTGTGACTGTCTCCGGTTCAACCAGTCCTTTCCGTCTCGGCTATGACCGAACGGACCGCCATAGCGCGACAGTGAATGTGGGAACCCGTCTGGCCCTGTCAGAGAGGGATGTTCTGCAGCTGAGTTTTACCGAAGAGTTTTTTACCTTCGCGGCCACGGATATCGGGTTTCACCTTGGATGGAATCGGAGAATATAATTTGTGAAAACCTTTTCTTGACAGGTCGGTAAAAGCGGTTTACCGTCATACTAGAAAAAAACAGGAGGAGTGTGTATGGCAAAAAAATTATTCTGTATGGTCGCCGTTGCTGTTGTTGGCTTCGGGTTCCCGGCGTTTTCCGGAGGGCGGGCCGAGGCGCCGGCTCCAGCAGAAAAACCCGAGAAGCTAACGATCATCGCCCTGGACATTGACGTGGTTCAATTTGGCCCGGCGGCGCAGGTTTTCGAGGATACCTATGGGATCGAAGTGGAATGGCTGGAGTTCCCCTATGGTCAGCTCTGGAGTCAGATCACAACGGGTATCACAGCGGGAACTCCCATAGATCTCTACATGATGAGCAACTCCTGGCACGCCGAGCTGGGTGGGGTCGGAATGGCTATCCCTTTGAACGATCTGGCCACCGATGCCGAGCTTGATGCGATGACCGAGAAATATTTCGATATTACCCGGGAGTTTCTTACATCCCACGACGGCAAGCTCTGGGGGCTTCCCAGTACCGCAGCATCGGTCTCTTTCTTCTACAACGCAGCAATGTTGAAAGAACTTGGCTACAACGAGCCTCCCGCCACATTCGACGAGATGCTGCAGATCTCCCGGGAAGCAATCGACCAGGGCCTTGCAAGTTACGGGTTTTTCCCCGGCTGGATTG encodes:
- a CDS encoding ferrous iron transporter B, which encodes MACHTPARPTPHGHKEVLLIGPPNVGKSVIFNQLTGMNVSMANYAGTTVDIARGTGRFGEFPVSLVDLPGTYTLAASNQAEEVATDMLAGPADLVLIVADAVHLESSLFLILQVLEAGHPSIVILNRIDVALRRGISVDAGLLAERLGVPVVPTVAVRSEGFDALREEVVQILRDPREPKPLQGDPWEIAEDLCRVVQHAPAGDDSDLHDLPPHGAPPHPRRRIRFGENALIQPWPGLLIAAVALLTAVGVIVGLGMGMRQILLLPLVRGYLFPFLRSLVTALVGQEMIRNILIGEYGLLIKGIEWPFTLVLPYVISFYLVISIMEDTGYLPRFAVLLDGAFGKIGLRGSHSISLLLGYGCAIPGILSSRAMGSRKERIILATMISLAVPCISQTGAIFALLAEASLLLVPVIFLLSFAVMIGAGLILDRLVPGTRSRLVYEMPVLLVPQRRVILRKMIGQIRHYIIDGALPMVVAVGIASVLYETGILAYLGRFFAPLVTGWLRLPEEAAVPLVLGVVRRELTVLPLLDMGLSPVQLLVGASVGLFYVPCIAVVATLSREFGVRIAFGHLLLTVATAFLVGGFIARVGALF
- a CDS encoding histidine phosphatase family protein; translated protein: MNTPIHPRQDESPLLVAIRHTRVEKPPGMCLGRTPLPLAESYDQERKVILENLRKIPLAGAIIHTSPLERCRILAGDLGSALGYAVQEDPQLLEFDYGLWDGRPWEDIPREETHPWMENWQTHPTPGGESLPMMIERVRAFCADLPGDTPTLAVTHEGVLRCLEYLFAGSGAGAGLENFFERPLPFGVIRRYPLPLCCSSQAAPSRFSFHVER
- a CDS encoding adenosylcobinamide-GDP ribazoletransferase, with amino-acid sequence MNRYDRPVRLPRQLKLFLVALGFYTRIPVSSRVMAETHLLGPATAYFPAMGLITGGLAAAVWWGAHLFFPPAVAILLSMAAAVLCTGAFHEDGLADTADGFGGGWTVEQKLEIMKDSRVGTYGLITLVLALLLRFHLLLALPAEGMVQTIIAVHVGARFAPVLVIALLPYVRADELSKAKPISKGVSPTSVLLALAITTGVTMALRGRAGLLGLCTLMLLVPLAALFFRKHLGGYTGDTLGATEQVSELTLLAAALLL
- the hydF gene encoding [FeFe] hydrogenase H-cluster maturation GTPase HydF translates to MSRGPQGTPRAMRPHIVLAGKCNAGKSALMNALVGQDLAIVSPTRGTTTDPVLRSSELLPFGPVVYVDTAGLDDRGALGSARNKKTRTAVAGSDLTLYTIHPDRWDTEDLDHLVSCASQRTTLAVVTHSDTTRPGQEFLRELQRITGRPPAVVSSASGEGVWELRDELARILESARQKEEKRGGRQLLEGLIGPARLVLLIVPIDLEAPAGRLILPQVQTIREVLDGNAATLVVKDQELPWVLDQLKHPPDLAITDSQVVDRAAALLPPEVPLTTFSILFSRLKGDLPAFVESVYLLDRLPAGSRILITESCSHQVQCDDIGRVKLPKWIRAYTGKEHHLEVTGGTFPEELDCYDLIIHCGGCMITRPQMLARLEDARLAGVGVTNYGVAISHMQGVLERVLEPFNLNGAARSA
- a CDS encoding TM1266 family iron-only hydrogenase system putative regulator, whose amino-acid sequence is METRAEQNKRYGFVGIIVENRHRLGARINQILSAHADCIVGRLGLPNLEEGSISIITLIVRATTDEMGSLSGKLGALPGVTVKTGLQSLPGTALTEETP
- the hydE gene encoding [FeFe] hydrogenase H-cluster radical SAM maturase HydE; its protein translation is MSDTIVPRGTFSLEELEELLLGRWPGGDAALAARARQVMADEVGEEVRLRGLLEFSNRCTSDCYYCGIRRSSRSDDQGAPLVRFDLSEEAILEGARLCLQEGYGSMTLQAGERRDRPFIDFVEGVLRRIKEETVTPDLPRGLGITLSVGEQTRETYRRFFDAGAHRYLLRVETSNPRLFARLHPPEQPLERRLQALEDLRAEGFQVGTGVMIGIPGQTSRDLARDIMFFREIDADMIGMGPYIEAAGSAREEMHRQGLLPDTSGAERLRLSLRMIAATRLVLRDVNIAAATALQALSPTGREQGLAFGANVLMPIVTPGGQRRAYQLYQGKPCVEETARECISCTPRRAAWARRPVSYHSWGDAPHARRKEGVFHD
- the hydG gene encoding [FeFe] hydrogenase H-cluster radical SAM maturase HydG; its protein translation is MAISAPARDLQWSRSIVKPQEVEKYLDSQGQDFIDEQAIFRALEETRNPDPRTVRDILDKSRAIQTLTPRETAVLLNVEDPEMLEEMAQTGLEIKLKVYDNRIVTFAPLYMANHCVNSCSYCGFRRENTEMHRRHLTMEEIRREASALAGSFGHKRLVVVYGEHPLTDIDYLEESINAVYGVRVPTRRGHANIRRVNVNCAPLDITSLKRLREVGLGTYQVFQESYHRDTYRRVHGTKSLKADYRWRLYAMHRAQDAQVDDVGLGVLFGLYDWKFEVMGLLSHVRALESTDCGIGAHTISFPRLEPAHNAPLTRSSRYAVSDADFLKIITVLRLAVPYTGLICTARETRDIRNQAVLRGITQMDASTRIGLGAYSSGHQNDLGAIPSEQPAKGDQAGRDAYSQKEEEQQFLLGDPRTVEELVRDLASLGFISSFCTAGYRIGRRGERIMRLLRSCSEGNYCKLNAIITFREWLDDFATPETRKIGEALIQQELAGAKQRTPALHTKFLDYYKRTSEGARDLYV
- a CDS encoding DUF3187 family protein; its protein translation is MMLFCSHRFIRVGLTRFRPVLELSLILFLTSLPAVAGESPQSAPEPDSRVRQEMLLAPLVGRNMHPLFLAVPPLPARRSALLEPGEQEISSAVHWGNNFTMEGLQSDRTTVDLELDSEALYSGIAWAQGLPGGREAHLGFDISWHFGGAMDPHISNFHHFFGFPDGSREIRPHYSCRMVVFQDDERILDEKGPLLPLVHLSVEVRQAILSRRSLGPGVFHLSLGVLGAQPVPVGERRHPLSANFPSGAFRLYGGYQSGPWTGEFAGGVAAVSRPAYLGSGNFHPLIVPFDATLGRALGNRASLVVTVSGSTSPFRLGYDRTDRHSATVNVGTRLALSERDVLQLSFTEEFFTFAATDIGFHLGWNRRI